The following proteins come from a genomic window of Streptomyces sp. NBC_01716:
- a CDS encoding tetratricopeptide repeat protein has translation MDAAVLDQRARTQSGCIPPLLVTRLLELGHEDEVEYQAGRGEWFCAREWARLLGDRDRQAEALDVLAPYVATGWWPAARAKAESLESWGRAEEAIELARPYAAVGGTALEFFARLLARHGREDEAVTLLSAGIEDWVLATALVDIAGGTAHDEAVAALLTARIPAGHRCDSPWCCHGLQPDTAIGLLATIRERQGRVDEAITLLRTRQDITPVNNHDELADLLARHDRIGELREYAASAPLGDAARRLAEVLEERGDVEGAITVYRESADSPLRRHHAAVGRARLLARHGRGDEAIEVMAALVDSPGGSDDWLVDTLCTLYADQGRAQDGLAHLDALNARRTLQDGEEEWELFRLRLRLMADCGRLDEAIERARTHPERDSPYAAWTVSDLLAEAGRTEEAVAVLEPYAPANPAPQAGHLITLGRVKDAVTLLQQRAPEPSTHLWTGTFAAEPPF, from the coding sequence ATGGACGCTGCTGTTCTTGACCAACGGGCCCGGACCCAGTCCGGCTGCATTCCTCCGCTCCTCGTCACACGGCTTCTGGAACTCGGCCATGAGGACGAGGTGGAGTACCAGGCCGGCCGCGGCGAATGGTTCTGCGCGCGTGAGTGGGCGCGGCTGCTCGGGGACCGGGACCGGCAGGCGGAGGCGTTGGACGTACTCGCTCCGTACGTCGCCACCGGCTGGTGGCCCGCCGCCCGCGCCAAGGCGGAATCGCTGGAGAGCTGGGGGCGCGCGGAGGAGGCCATCGAACTGGCGCGGCCGTACGCCGCGGTCGGGGGGACCGCGCTGGAGTTCTTCGCGCGGCTGCTGGCCCGGCACGGACGCGAGGACGAGGCGGTCACGTTGCTGAGCGCCGGGATCGAGGACTGGGTCCTTGCCACCGCCCTGGTCGACATCGCCGGGGGAACGGCCCACGACGAGGCCGTCGCCGCCCTGCTGACCGCCCGGATCCCGGCCGGGCACCGGTGCGACAGCCCGTGGTGCTGCCATGGCCTCCAACCCGACACGGCGATCGGGCTGCTCGCCACGATCCGTGAACGCCAGGGCCGCGTGGACGAGGCGATAACCCTGCTGCGCACCCGGCAGGACATCACCCCCGTCAACAACCACGACGAACTGGCCGATCTGTTGGCCAGGCACGACCGGATCGGGGAACTGCGCGAGTACGCGGCGTCCGCACCCCTCGGGGACGCCGCACGGCGCCTCGCCGAGGTGCTGGAGGAGCGCGGCGACGTGGAAGGCGCGATCACCGTGTACCGGGAATCGGCCGACTCACCGCTCCGCCGGCATCACGCCGCGGTGGGACGGGCGCGGCTCCTGGCCCGGCACGGCCGGGGCGACGAGGCGATCGAGGTGATGGCCGCGCTCGTGGACTCCCCCGGCGGCTCGGACGACTGGCTGGTCGACACGCTGTGCACCCTGTACGCCGACCAGGGCCGCGCCCAGGACGGATTGGCCCACCTGGACGCACTGAACGCACGCCGGACTCTTCAAGACGGCGAAGAGGAATGGGAGTTGTTCCGGCTGCGGCTGCGGCTCATGGCCGACTGCGGCCGGCTCGACGAGGCGATCGAGCGGGCGCGAACGCACCCCGAGCGCGACTCCCCGTACGCGGCGTGGACCGTCTCCGACCTGCTGGCCGAGGCCGGCCGCACCGAGGAGGCCGTCGCCGTCCTGGAACCGTACGCCCCCGCCAACCCGGCCCCACAAGCCGGCCACCTCATCACCCTCGGCCGGGTCAAGGACGCCGTGACGCTCCTCCAGCAACGCGCACCCGAGCCGTCCACCCACCTCTGGACGGGCACCTTCGCCGCCGAACCCCCGTTCTGA
- a CDS encoding DUF4097 family beta strand repeat-containing protein, which translates to MPVFDTTEAISATVKIEVGRARIIAGKRTDTVVDVAPSDPGDKRDVLAAEDTEVAYADGELLVKGPKSHSPFTRTGSVDVTVQLPAGSELIGSTGLGDLIGEGRFGNCRLTSGAGDIHLEEATTVRLKTAHGDITVDRVTGGTEIRGSGRVRVGRIGGDATVRNHNGETTIGEVTGELEVTSANGPVGVVRAESSVTARTSNGPIRIDQVIRGRITVESSAGGLEIGIAKGTAAWLDMEARAGRVRNELGRARGPEQSEERVEIHGRTSVGDIVIRRA; encoded by the coding sequence ATGCCTGTTTTCGACACCACCGAAGCCATCTCCGCCACCGTCAAGATCGAGGTCGGACGGGCCCGGATCATCGCCGGCAAGCGCACCGACACCGTGGTCGATGTGGCGCCGAGCGACCCCGGCGACAAGCGGGACGTACTCGCCGCCGAGGACACCGAAGTCGCTTACGCGGACGGCGAACTGCTCGTCAAGGGCCCCAAGAGCCACTCGCCCTTCACCAGGACCGGTTCGGTCGACGTGACCGTCCAACTGCCCGCCGGCTCGGAGCTGATCGGCAGCACGGGTCTCGGCGACCTCATCGGCGAGGGCCGGTTCGGCAACTGCCGTCTGACGTCCGGCGCCGGGGACATCCATCTGGAAGAGGCCACGACCGTACGGCTGAAGACCGCGCACGGCGACATCACGGTGGACCGTGTGACGGGCGGGACCGAGATTCGCGGGTCGGGCCGGGTACGGGTCGGCCGGATCGGCGGGGACGCGACCGTCAGGAACCACAACGGCGAGACCACGATCGGCGAGGTCACCGGCGAGTTGGAGGTGACCTCCGCCAACGGCCCCGTCGGCGTCGTGCGCGCGGAGTCCTCGGTCACCGCCAGGACGTCGAACGGCCCCATCCGTATCGACCAGGTGATACGGGGGCGGATCACCGTGGAGTCCTCGGCGGGGGGCCTGGAGATCGGCATCGCCAAGGGCACCGCGGCCTGGCTGGACATGGAGGCCAGAGCGGGCCGTGTCCGCAACGAACTCGGACGCGCGCGGGGCCCCGAGCAGTCCGAGGAGAGGGTCGAGATCCACGGCCGTACGAGCGTCGGCGACATCGTGATCCGCCGCGCCTGA
- a CDS encoding superoxide dismutase — MSLTPSDSSRPAGPSRRALLGGAAAATLALAATAAGAGAATAHPRADRPARPGRASWPTDFPLPDGFRPEGIAIGNGPYAYMGSLADGSIRRADLRTGEGRTVLAGATGGAATGLKLDRDGLLYISGGVSGSIRVFDTRRNRLTATYQPTTVGFVNDVILYGDRAWFTNSNAPVLYNVPRGGRRRGKDDLRSVPLGGEWEQAPTGISANGIETTPDGRALIVVNSPTGKLFRVDPKTGHATNITLKGAPDVVNGDGLLRVGDLLYVVQNRLNLVTVFQLDADARKATLRRSILDPRFDVPTTAARLGNRLYLVNARFTTTPTPETTYNAVAVPLR, encoded by the coding sequence ATGTCTCTGACACCATCCGACTCTTCCCGCCCCGCCGGCCCCTCGCGCCGGGCCCTGCTCGGCGGCGCGGCAGCCGCCACATTGGCGCTCGCCGCGACGGCGGCCGGTGCGGGCGCGGCCACGGCGCACCCGCGCGCCGACCGTCCCGCGCGCCCCGGCCGCGCGTCCTGGCCCACCGACTTCCCGCTGCCCGACGGCTTCCGCCCCGAGGGCATAGCCATCGGCAACGGCCCGTACGCGTACATGGGTTCGCTCGCGGACGGCTCGATCCGCCGCGCCGACCTGCGTACCGGCGAGGGCCGTACCGTCCTGGCGGGCGCGACGGGCGGCGCCGCGACCGGTCTGAAGCTCGACCGGGACGGGCTGCTCTACATCTCGGGCGGCGTGAGCGGTTCGATCCGGGTGTTCGACACCCGTAGGAACAGGCTCACCGCCACGTATCAGCCGACGACCGTCGGCTTCGTCAACGACGTGATCCTGTACGGGGACCGGGCCTGGTTCACGAACTCGAACGCGCCCGTCCTCTACAACGTCCCGCGCGGCGGCAGGCGCCGGGGCAAGGACGACCTGCGCAGCGTGCCGCTCGGCGGCGAGTGGGAGCAGGCGCCCACGGGCATCAGCGCCAACGGCATCGAGACGACGCCCGACGGCCGCGCGCTGATCGTCGTCAACAGCCCGACAGGCAAGCTGTTCCGGGTGGACCCGAAGACCGGGCACGCCACGAACATCACCCTCAAGGGCGCGCCCGACGTCGTCAACGGCGACGGTCTCCTGCGCGTCGGCGACCTGCTGTACGTGGTGCAGAACCGCCTCAACCTGGTCACGGTGTTCCAACTGGACGCCGACGCCCGCAAGGCGACGCTGCGCCGCTCGATCCTCGACCCGCGCTTCGACGTCCCGACGACGGCGGCGCGCCTCGGCAACCGCCTCTACCTGGTCAACGCCCGCTTCACGACGACGCCGACACCGGAGACGACGTACAACGCGGTCGCGGTCCCGCTCCGATAG
- a CDS encoding sensor histidine kinase, producing MVTSQNSQDGPAAPLWVRRPEVLHRGAYSVAALVFTGQIVAAIVRGSDWPTALSVLLAGGGVALSWWKPWAGLVVTSGASFAVTAVGHDPLSVWMMAVLVLFSVTLRGKQPLVGTAIVAAFFLGAFMTLGGFRGGAVVGAAALFSAMAGGATGAALRIHREHWWTLDERAEIAIATREIEATRRVTEERLRIARDLHDVIGHQVAMLSLHLGAAEIGLPDDADSSRQALVSARASARTVVVETQRILALLRLGDDVSGDEALRPTPALSGLEGLIASFESIGLDVRPSLDIPAGFVEPSVGVTVYRVVQEALTNAYRHGEGTATVDVREHDGRIRVTVENGVGRSPRGADPGSGLGLVGMRERVESSSGRLTIDSDDGRFRVHAEFSPLGAVVR from the coding sequence ATGGTCACGTCGCAGAACAGTCAGGACGGGCCCGCGGCACCGCTGTGGGTCCGCCGCCCCGAGGTGCTGCACCGGGGCGCCTATTCGGTGGCCGCGCTGGTGTTCACCGGGCAGATCGTGGCGGCGATCGTGCGGGGGTCGGACTGGCCGACGGCCCTGTCCGTGCTCCTCGCCGGCGGTGGCGTCGCCCTCTCGTGGTGGAAGCCGTGGGCGGGACTGGTCGTGACGAGCGGCGCGTCCTTCGCCGTCACGGCGGTGGGGCACGACCCGCTGTCGGTGTGGATGATGGCCGTGCTCGTGCTGTTCTCGGTCACCCTCAGGGGCAAGCAGCCGCTGGTCGGAACCGCCATCGTGGCGGCGTTCTTCCTGGGGGCGTTCATGACGCTCGGAGGATTCCGCGGCGGCGCGGTCGTGGGAGCCGCCGCCCTCTTCTCGGCCATGGCGGGAGGTGCGACGGGGGCCGCGCTCCGTATCCACCGGGAGCACTGGTGGACCCTGGACGAACGGGCCGAGATCGCCATCGCCACCCGCGAGATCGAAGCCACCCGGCGGGTGACCGAGGAACGGCTCCGTATCGCCCGGGACCTCCACGACGTCATCGGCCACCAGGTCGCGATGCTGAGCCTGCACCTCGGTGCGGCGGAGATCGGGCTGCCCGATGACGCCGATTCCTCCCGGCAGGCCCTCGTATCGGCCAGGGCCAGCGCCCGTACCGTCGTCGTGGAGACCCAGCGCATCCTCGCGCTTCTGCGCCTCGGGGACGACGTCTCGGGCGACGAGGCGCTCCGGCCGACACCGGCGCTGAGCGGCCTGGAGGGACTCATCGCCTCTTTCGAGAGCATCGGCCTCGACGTGCGGCCGTCCCTCGACATCCCGGCCGGTTTCGTTGAGCCGAGCGTCGGTGTGACGGTCTACCGGGTCGTTCAGGAAGCGCTCACGAATGCCTACCGGCACGGGGAGGGGACGGCGACGGTGGATGTGCGGGAGCACGACGGCAGGATCCGCGTCACCGTGGAGAACGGCGTGGGTCGCTCGCCCCGTGGCGCCGACCCGGGCAGCGGGCTCGGGCTCGTGGGGATGCGGGAGCGCGTGGAGTCCTCCAGCGGGCGGCTGACGATCGACAGTGACGACGGGCGGTTCCGGGTCCACGCGGAGTTCAGCCCGCTGGGGGCCGTCGTCCGATGA
- a CDS encoding DUF6400 family protein, producing the protein MNQENTDNDLTPFTIDLTPDEARRRAEVLAALGPDWDPVEALRGEDEAYALLYSGLDDEQQRIYDRLVAAGVLPGDEPGRAATH; encoded by the coding sequence ATGAACCAGGAAAACACCGACAACGACCTCACCCCCTTCACGATCGACCTGACCCCCGACGAAGCCCGGCGGCGGGCCGAGGTCCTGGCCGCGCTGGGGCCCGACTGGGACCCGGTGGAAGCCCTCCGGGGCGAGGACGAGGCGTACGCGCTCCTCTACTCGGGGCTGGACGACGAGCAGCAGCGCATCTACGACCGGCTCGTGGCGGCCGGTGTCCTCCCAGGGGACGAGCCGGGCCGTGCGGCTACCCATTGA
- a CDS encoding response regulator transcription factor, whose amino-acid sequence MTRILIVDDQAEIRAGIRTMLRLDPSLVVAADLSDGLQVVPFLRDHPVDLVLMDIRMPGIDGVEATRRIRAEHPPEKTRVIVLTTFDQDDIVLAALRAGANGFLSKTVSPAELVAGITEVVSGGGALSAAATAALIGHMTDSPPPVIDKELLRRFGALTPRERDVVVLVASGLGNDEIAAQMSVSPFTVKTHAVRAMTKVGARDRAQLVSFTFRAGLYP is encoded by the coding sequence ATGACACGGATTCTGATCGTCGACGACCAGGCCGAGATCAGGGCCGGGATCCGGACGATGCTCCGGCTCGACCCGAGTCTCGTCGTCGCGGCTGATCTCTCGGACGGGCTCCAGGTCGTCCCCTTCCTCCGGGACCACCCCGTCGACCTGGTGCTGATGGACATCCGGATGCCCGGCATCGACGGTGTCGAGGCCACGCGCCGGATCCGCGCGGAGCATCCACCGGAGAAGACGCGGGTGATCGTGCTGACCACGTTCGACCAGGACGACATCGTTCTGGCCGCCCTGCGCGCGGGCGCCAACGGCTTCCTGAGCAAGACCGTGAGCCCCGCCGAACTCGTCGCCGGAATCACCGAGGTCGTGTCCGGCGGCGGCGCGCTGTCGGCCGCCGCGACGGCCGCGCTCATCGGTCACATGACGGACAGCCCGCCCCCGGTGATCGACAAGGAACTGCTCCGCCGCTTCGGCGCTCTGACGCCCAGGGAACGGGACGTGGTGGTCCTGGTCGCGAGCGGCCTCGGCAACGACGAGATCGCGGCGCAGATGTCGGTGTCACCGTTCACGGTGAAGACGCACGCGGTCCGAGCGATGACAAAGGTAGGCGCCCGCGACCGCGCCCAACTGGTCTCCTTCACCTTCCGCGCGGGCCTCTACCCGTGA
- a CDS encoding ABC transporter permease, with protein sequence MSTATLTPAKSAKTARSARSYAMRDSMTMLRRNIKHMRRYPSMTISILVMPLLMLLLFVYVFGGALGAGIGGGGDRGDYINYLVPGIILMSATSGAVATAVSVCTDMTEGIVNRFRTMSISRGAILTGHVFGSVLQVAAVLFLITGVSLAIGFRPDASAVEWVAAMGLLLFLAFGMAWLSAAMGMGAKTVESASNAPLPLTFLPFLGSAVVPPESMPTALRWFAEYQPFTPINETLRGLFFGTGIGNDGWIALAWCTGLALLGYFWSRAVFNRELRR encoded by the coding sequence ATGAGCACCGCCACCCTCACCCCGGCCAAGTCCGCGAAGACCGCCAGGTCCGCCCGCTCGTACGCGATGCGCGACTCCATGACGATGCTGCGCCGCAACATCAAGCACATGCGGCGCTACCCCTCGATGACCATCTCGATCCTCGTGATGCCGCTGCTGATGCTGCTGCTGTTCGTGTACGTCTTCGGCGGCGCCCTCGGCGCCGGTATCGGCGGGGGCGGCGACCGCGGCGACTACATCAACTACCTGGTACCCGGCATCATCCTGATGTCGGCGACCTCCGGGGCCGTCGCGACGGCCGTCTCCGTCTGCACCGACATGACCGAAGGGATCGTCAACCGCTTCCGTACGATGTCGATCTCCCGGGGTGCCATCCTCACCGGCCATGTCTTCGGCAGTGTCCTCCAGGTCGCCGCGGTGCTCTTCCTGATCACCGGCGTCTCCCTCGCGATCGGCTTCCGGCCCGACGCCTCGGCCGTCGAGTGGGTGGCCGCCATGGGCCTGCTGCTCTTCCTGGCCTTCGGCATGGCCTGGCTGTCCGCCGCGATGGGCATGGGCGCCAAGACCGTCGAGTCCGCGAGCAACGCCCCGCTGCCGCTGACCTTCCTGCCCTTCCTCGGCAGCGCGGTCGTCCCGCCGGAGTCCATGCCGACCGCCCTGCGCTGGTTCGCCGAGTACCAGCCCTTCACCCCGATCAACGAGACCCTGCGCGGTCTGTTCTTCGGCACCGGGATCGGCAACGACGGCTGGATCGCGCTCGCCTGGTGCACCGGCCTCGCCCTGCTCGGCTACTTCTGGTCCCGCGCGGTCTTCAACCGCGAGCTCCGGCGCTGA
- a CDS encoding ATP-binding cassette domain-containing protein — translation MNTPTTAAGPTRAAAISALGLRKSYGDKVVLDGIDLRIPEGTVFALLGPNGAGKTTTVEILSTLITADSGEARVGGHDVAADADSVRGQIGVTGQFAAVDGLLTAEENLLLMADLHHLSRAEGRRRAAELLERFELTEAARKNVATFSGGMRRKLDLAMTLVGRPRVIFLDEPTTGLDPRSRRVMWELIRNLVADQGVTIFLTTQYLDEADQLADRIAVLDHGKLVAEGTSEELKRLIPGGHVRLQFADETNLATAASAFGVATRDDESLSLQIPSNGSIANLRALLDILDSTGVRAESLTVHTPDLDDVFLTLTGHQNADTVPAARKESNR, via the coding sequence ATGAACACCCCGACCACAGCGGCCGGCCCCACCCGCGCAGCCGCCATCTCCGCGCTCGGCCTGCGCAAGTCGTACGGCGACAAGGTCGTGCTCGACGGCATCGACCTGCGGATCCCCGAAGGCACGGTCTTCGCCCTCCTCGGCCCCAACGGGGCGGGCAAGACCACCACCGTGGAAATCCTCTCGACGCTGATCACCGCCGACTCGGGCGAGGCGCGGGTCGGCGGCCACGACGTGGCCGCCGACGCCGACTCCGTACGCGGCCAGATCGGCGTCACCGGCCAGTTCGCCGCCGTCGACGGCCTGCTGACCGCCGAGGAGAACCTGCTCCTGATGGCCGACCTGCACCACTTGAGCCGCGCCGAGGGCCGCCGCCGCGCCGCCGAACTCCTGGAGCGGTTCGAGCTGACCGAGGCGGCCCGCAAGAACGTCGCGACCTTCTCCGGCGGTATGCGCCGCAAGCTCGACCTCGCGATGACCCTGGTCGGCCGGCCGCGCGTCATCTTCCTCGACGAGCCGACCACCGGCCTCGACCCGCGCAGCCGCCGCGTCATGTGGGAGCTCATCCGGAACCTGGTCGCGGACCAGGGCGTGACCATCTTCCTCACCACGCAGTATCTGGACGAGGCCGATCAACTCGCCGACCGCATCGCGGTGCTGGACCACGGCAAGCTCGTCGCCGAGGGCACGTCGGAGGAGCTGAAGCGGCTGATCCCGGGCGGCCATGTCCGCCTCCAGTTCGCCGACGAGACCAACCTCGCCACCGCGGCCTCCGCCTTCGGCGTCGCCACCCGCGACGACGAGTCGCTCTCCCTCCAGATCCCCAGCAACGGCTCGATCGCCAATCTCCGCGCCCTGCTCGACATCCTCGACAGCACCGGGGTCCGGGCCGAGTCGCTCACCGTGCACACCCCCGACCTCGACGACGTCTTCCTCACCCTGACCGGCCACCAGAACGCCGACACCGTCCCCGCCGCCCGCAAGGAGTCGAACCGATGA
- a CDS encoding erythromycin esterase family protein yields the protein MSANDRETLSGEVTAWLSENALPLNGGLTAGAPTTDLRPLKEVLDGVRVVGLGESTHGTREFFQLKHRLLEYLVTELGFTTLAMEASASAGPAVDAYVRGGVGDAAQVLTGLGFWTWRTEEVLDTIEWMRTYNDGRPESEQVRFAGIDPQRAGDSLAVLEAFLTSVAPDRLPALHSALGVLATAYPGSRPDPEQKLMRDAVNLLEYVRGHEDTPAGAVAVRHARILVRAADLVTRNGQHPDPERTVLAARDRYMAEAVGEILDDPAAKVVLWGHNSHVAKGRTDDAEAPAPLGGHLRERYGDGYYAMGLLFGEGTFRAHRLWPGPWSGVGGLTGRIADGNPIGPAPKTAVEAQLAAATPADHLLDLRAAEADDAPAAVREWVGATHGTRTFGALVTRWFYRREVTAVRLSEEYDGLAYVAVSTDSRPIPPYRPVRP from the coding sequence ATGTCAGCGAATGATCGCGAGACCCTGTCCGGCGAGGTGACGGCCTGGCTCTCGGAGAACGCCCTGCCCCTGAACGGCGGTCTGACCGCCGGCGCGCCCACCACCGACCTCCGGCCGCTGAAGGAGGTACTCGACGGCGTACGGGTCGTGGGTCTGGGCGAATCCACGCACGGCACACGCGAGTTCTTCCAGCTCAAACACCGGCTGCTGGAGTATCTGGTGACCGAGCTGGGCTTCACGACGCTGGCCATGGAGGCGAGCGCGTCCGCGGGACCGGCCGTCGACGCGTACGTACGGGGCGGTGTCGGCGACGCCGCTCAGGTACTGACCGGGCTGGGATTCTGGACCTGGCGGACCGAAGAGGTCCTGGACACGATCGAGTGGATGCGGACGTACAACGACGGCCGCCCGGAGAGCGAGCAGGTCCGCTTCGCCGGCATCGACCCGCAGCGCGCCGGGGACTCGCTGGCGGTGCTGGAGGCGTTCCTGACCAGCGTGGCGCCCGACCGGCTGCCCGCCCTGCACTCCGCGCTCGGCGTGCTCGCCACCGCGTATCCGGGCTCGCGCCCGGACCCGGAGCAGAAGCTGATGCGCGACGCGGTGAACCTGCTGGAGTACGTACGCGGCCATGAGGACACCCCGGCCGGTGCCGTGGCGGTGCGGCACGCCCGGATCCTGGTCCGCGCCGCCGATCTGGTGACGCGCAACGGACAGCACCCGGACCCGGAGCGCACGGTTCTGGCCGCGCGCGACCGGTACATGGCCGAGGCGGTCGGGGAGATCCTGGACGACCCGGCGGCCAAGGTGGTGCTCTGGGGCCACAACAGCCATGTGGCGAAGGGCCGTACGGACGACGCCGAGGCACCGGCGCCGCTCGGCGGCCACCTGCGCGAGCGGTACGGCGACGGGTACTACGCCATGGGGCTTCTCTTCGGCGAGGGCACCTTCCGTGCCCACCGCCTCTGGCCGGGGCCCTGGAGCGGCGTCGGCGGGCTGACGGGCCGTATCGCCGATGGCAACCCGATCGGCCCCGCACCGAAGACCGCGGTGGAGGCCCAACTCGCCGCCGCCACACCGGCGGACCATCTGCTGGACCTGCGCGCGGCCGAGGCGGACGACGCGCCCGCCGCCGTACGGGAGTGGGTCGGCGCCACGCACGGGACGCGGACGTTCGGCGCGCTGGTGACGCGCTGGTTCTACCGGCGCGAGGTCACTGCGGTCCGGCTGTCGGAGGAGTACGACGGCCTGGCGTACGTCGCGGTCTCGACGGACTCCCGCCCGATCCCGCCGTACCGCCCGGTGAGGCCGTGA